CAGCGGGCGCCGCGCTCTTGGCGTCATCGTCGGGGATGTCGTTAACCGAAGGGAGACGGCGTATGTCCGACAGTCCGATCTTCACGCAACGTTGAACGATCCACGACAGCGAGCGGTCCAAACGCGCCGCCTCCTTCTGGATCTCCTGCAGCATGCTTTCTGGAAAGTACAAGCTCTGCTTACGCTTATCGGTGGCTGACATGCTTCTGTTTTCCTCCGGGCCTCTCGTACTCCAGCGACCTACCGAAACTCAGTTGAACTACGACATCAGAAGTCATGCTACAGGCGGTCGGAGTTGCCTGTCAATCC
The Pseudomonadota bacterium DNA segment above includes these coding regions:
- a CDS encoding TIGR04563 family protein, whose product is MSATDKRKQSLYFPESMLQEIQKEAARLDRSLSWIVQRCVKIGLSDIRRLPSVNDIPDDDAKSAAPAGQ